One Rhizobiales bacterium GAS188 DNA window includes the following coding sequences:
- a CDS encoding Anaerobic selenocysteine-containing dehydrogenase, producing MHKARIVCGHDCPDMCSLIAQVDGDRVLRVQGDPDQPFTAGFACAKVNRDAELVHSPDRLVTPLRRIGEKGEGRFKPITWDEALDEITTRWKSIIADHGPLALLGYAYSAHQGQMNRGLVNGLFHALGSSRLQAGTVCDTCCESAWDHTLGPVGGTDPESVVDSDLVIAWGADLMAVNVHFWAKLEQVRKTGVQLIVIDPRRSRTAERADWHIPIRIGTDAALALGIMHILVRDEKCDRVYLERNTLGFSDLEKEILPRFTPVAVAEITGLPVEDVERLASVYGAARSSFIRLGEGMTRLARGGQALRAVAVLPAVTGAYGRSGGGALLMTASSMNFNYDAVRKPSGPATTRLVNHLRLGEELLSMRDPPLKAIYISANNPAITCPEAQKVRRGLSRQDLFTVVHDPFMTTTARYADIVLPATTYLETEDFFRAYGAYYMQYARGAVAPQGEARSNFDVAQALAARMGLADPLFKMTPREALSELFRGATGMVAGYDPAVVADAGPIKVTPPVAQEFRTASGKLEIYSESLAKQGVSPLPDWQPDEEEMQDAARWPLRLLTAPSYFQPHTAYSRVGFLRGREGEPFCVLHPRDAQQRGLKNGQKVRLFNDRAVVGLTLRVSDETQVGVVLVPGQRPVEEAVEGTVNMLCSDRYTDMGEGATYQSTFLDVAAWIAPPASGEMPHIQRPGG from the coding sequence ATGCACAAGGCTCGAATTGTCTGCGGGCATGACTGCCCCGACATGTGCTCGCTGATCGCCCAGGTGGATGGAGATCGCGTTCTTCGGGTTCAAGGCGACCCTGATCAACCTTTCACGGCGGGGTTCGCTTGTGCAAAGGTCAATCGGGACGCAGAGCTCGTCCATTCACCCGACCGTCTTGTGACGCCGCTGCGCCGCATCGGGGAGAAGGGCGAAGGTCGGTTCAAGCCGATTACCTGGGACGAAGCGCTCGACGAAATCACGACCCGCTGGAAGAGCATCATCGCCGATCATGGACCGCTCGCCTTGCTCGGCTATGCCTACAGCGCACACCAAGGACAGATGAACCGCGGCCTCGTGAATGGCCTTTTCCACGCTCTCGGCAGCAGCCGCCTGCAGGCCGGAACCGTCTGCGACACCTGCTGTGAGAGCGCTTGGGATCATACGCTCGGTCCGGTGGGCGGCACCGATCCCGAATCCGTCGTCGACTCCGACCTCGTCATTGCGTGGGGGGCGGATCTGATGGCGGTCAACGTGCACTTCTGGGCCAAGCTGGAGCAGGTTCGAAAGACGGGCGTGCAGCTGATCGTCATCGATCCGCGGCGAAGCAGGACGGCCGAACGTGCGGATTGGCACATTCCCATCCGGATCGGAACCGACGCAGCCTTGGCGCTCGGAATAATGCACATCCTGGTTCGGGACGAGAAATGCGATCGGGTTTATCTCGAGCGGAATACGCTCGGCTTCTCCGACCTCGAAAAGGAGATTTTGCCGCGATTCACGCCTGTCGCCGTTGCCGAGATCACCGGCTTGCCGGTCGAGGACGTGGAGCGCCTGGCTTCTGTCTACGGTGCCGCCCGAAGCTCCTTCATTCGACTGGGTGAAGGCATGACCCGCCTCGCCCGGGGCGGCCAAGCGCTGAGGGCGGTCGCTGTGCTTCCGGCAGTGACAGGCGCTTATGGACGCTCGGGAGGGGGTGCGTTGTTGATGACGGCGAGCTCCATGAATTTCAACTACGATGCTGTCCGCAAACCGTCCGGTCCCGCGACGACACGGCTGGTCAACCATTTGCGTCTGGGTGAGGAGCTTCTCAGCATGAGGGATCCGCCGCTCAAGGCGATCTATATTTCGGCGAACAATCCGGCAATCACCTGTCCCGAAGCTCAGAAGGTGCGTCGTGGCCTCTCGCGACAGGATCTGTTCACGGTCGTTCATGATCCATTTATGACCACGACCGCGCGCTACGCGGACATCGTGCTGCCGGCAACGACATACCTCGAAACGGAGGATTTCTTCCGCGCCTATGGCGCCTACTATATGCAATACGCCAGAGGTGCCGTGGCGCCTCAGGGCGAGGCGCGCTCCAACTTTGACGTCGCGCAGGCGCTCGCCGCCCGCATGGGGCTCGCCGATCCGCTATTCAAAATGACTCCGCGCGAGGCGCTGTCGGAACTGTTCCGTGGCGCGACCGGCATGGTGGCCGGTTATGATCCGGCCGTCGTTGCGGACGCAGGGCCCATCAAGGTGACACCGCCTGTCGCCCAGGAGTTCCGCACGGCCTCTGGAAAGTTGGAAATCTACTCGGAATCCTTGGCGAAGCAGGGCGTCAGCCCGCTTCCCGATTGGCAACCTGACGAAGAGGAAATGCAGGACGCCGCTCGGTGGCCGCTGAGACTGTTGACGGCGCCTTCATACTTCCAACCCCACACCGCTTATTCGCGTGTCGGCTTTCTTCGCGGGCGCGAGGGCGAGCCGTTCTGCGTCCTGCATCCTCGAGATGCACAACAGCGCGGCTTGAAAAATGGCCAGAAGGTTCGGCTCTTCAACGATCGGGCGGTCGTCGGCCTCACTTTGCGCGTCAGCGACGAGACGCAGGTCGGGGTCGTCCTGGTTCCGGGGCAGCGACCCGTGGAGGAGGCGGTCGAAGGCACGGTGAACATGCTGTGCTCCGACCGCTACACCGATATGGGTGAGGGAGCGACCTACCAGAGCACGTTTCTGGACGTCGCGGCGTGGATAGCGCCGCCGGCATCAGGAGAAATGCCGCACATCCAAAGGCCCGGCGGCTAG
- a CDS encoding tRNA-U16,U17-dihydrouridine synthase, which translates to MMEWTDSYCRRFHRAMTRRSRLYTEMVTAAALIHGPRRRLLAFEADEQPLALQIGGAEPGALAQAARFGEEAGFCEINLNVGCPSDRVQDGRFGACLMREPSLVGECVAAIRAAVSVPVTVKCRLGVDDQDPEEALDRVADVAVAAGVDALIVHARKAWLNGLSPKENRDIPPLDHGRVYRLKARLPSLTIVINGGISTLAEAKAHFDHVDGVMFGRAAYQNPGLLLDVDRELFGSEPPVADAFAAARAMRPLLAELARQKIAPHRLTRHMLGLFQGRSGARSYRRILATEATKPGAGPEMLDQALACVEPIGELLMSEAAA; encoded by the coding sequence ATGATGGAGTGGACGGACAGCTATTGCCGCCGCTTCCACCGGGCGATGACGCGCCGATCGCGCCTCTACACCGAAATGGTCACCGCTGCCGCCCTCATCCACGGGCCGCGCCGGAGGCTGCTGGCCTTCGAGGCCGACGAGCAGCCGCTTGCCCTGCAGATCGGCGGGGCCGAGCCGGGCGCGCTGGCGCAGGCGGCGCGCTTCGGCGAGGAGGCCGGCTTTTGCGAGATCAACCTCAATGTGGGCTGCCCGTCGGATCGGGTGCAGGATGGCCGTTTTGGGGCCTGCCTGATGCGCGAGCCCAGCCTCGTCGGCGAATGCGTTGCGGCGATCAGGGCGGCAGTGTCGGTTCCGGTGACCGTGAAATGCCGGCTCGGCGTCGACGATCAGGACCCGGAGGAGGCGCTTGACCGGGTTGCCGATGTCGCGGTCGCGGCCGGCGTCGATGCGCTCATCGTGCATGCCCGCAAGGCCTGGCTCAACGGGCTGTCGCCAAAGGAGAACCGCGACATTCCCCCGCTCGACCATGGGCGCGTCTACCGCCTGAAGGCGCGGCTGCCTTCGCTCACCATCGTCATCAATGGCGGCATCTCGACCCTCGCCGAGGCGAAGGCGCATTTCGACCATGTCGACGGCGTGATGTTCGGGCGCGCCGCCTATCAGAACCCCGGTCTTCTCCTCGATGTCGATCGCGAGCTGTTCGGCAGCGAGCCGCCGGTCGCGGATGCTTTCGCGGCCGCCCGCGCCATGCGCCCGCTGCTCGCAGAGCTGGCGCGGCAGAAGATCGCACCGCACCGCCTGACCCGGCATATGCTCGGCCTCTTCCAGGGCAGGAGCGGCGCGCGCTCTTATCGTCGCATTCTCGCCACCGAGGCGACGAAGCCAGGCGCCGGGCCCGAAATGCTCGATCAGGCGCTCGCTTGCGTCGAACCGATCGGCGAGCTCCTGATGAGTGAGGCTGCCGCGTGA
- a CDS encoding uncharacterized domain 1-containing protein, which yields MTGDADEVSEKVRAMLARHGLLVTLGARLLRAVPGEVEIELPVAPHITQQNGFVHAGAISAIADSAAGAAAWTLMPDGNDVLTVEFKINLVAPAAGERLVASARVLKAGRTLTLTEASVHAHTGEAKKLVAHLVATMITIGSGVESRSLVR from the coding sequence ATGACGGGGGATGCCGACGAGGTGAGCGAGAAGGTGCGTGCCATGCTGGCGCGCCACGGGCTGCTGGTCACGCTCGGCGCTCGCCTCTTGCGCGCCGTACCGGGTGAGGTGGAGATCGAGCTTCCGGTAGCGCCGCATATCACGCAGCAGAACGGCTTCGTGCATGCGGGCGCGATCTCGGCCATCGCCGATTCGGCGGCCGGGGCTGCTGCCTGGACATTGATGCCGGACGGCAATGACGTTCTAACCGTCGAGTTCAAGATCAATCTGGTCGCACCCGCGGCCGGCGAGCGGCTCGTCGCCTCGGCGCGTGTCCTCAAGGCCGGGCGGACGCTGACACTGACCGAGGCGAGCGTGCACGCCCATACGGGCGAGGCGAAAAAGCTCGTGGCCCATCTGGTGGCCACGATGATTACTATCGGATCAGGGGTTGAATCTCGCTCCCTTGTTCGTTAA
- a CDS encoding Lipoprotein-anchoring transpeptidase ErfK/SrfK: MVNRRAFCSGSFVAIAAALGGCSEVMPGPRLASNIQPHEPQGPVVSGPRSAHYDQIYAGFSDERFPVRTFDYTQIDPQYLRRSVPFSGPQPPGSIVIDTTQKHLFFVESPGRATRYGVGVGREGFAWSGDANVNMKRDWPDWVPPAEMVRRSPEIAAELEHTPRGLGVLGGPKNPLGARAMYLFADGRDLGYRIHGTLEPETIGTNVSSGCIRLINQDIVHLYTRAAIGSPATVLA; this comes from the coding sequence ATGGTCAACCGGCGCGCGTTTTGTTCCGGAAGCTTTGTCGCGATCGCCGCGGCGCTCGGCGGCTGCTCCGAGGTCATGCCGGGCCCTCGTCTCGCGAGCAACATTCAGCCCCATGAGCCTCAGGGCCCGGTGGTCAGCGGTCCGAGGAGCGCGCATTACGACCAGATCTACGCCGGCTTCTCCGATGAGCGCTTCCCGGTGAGGACCTTCGACTATACGCAGATCGATCCACAATACCTGCGTCGAAGCGTCCCCTTCTCCGGCCCGCAGCCCCCGGGCTCGATTGTGATCGATACGACGCAAAAACACTTGTTCTTCGTTGAATCGCCGGGCCGGGCGACGCGCTACGGAGTGGGCGTCGGCCGCGAGGGTTTCGCCTGGTCGGGCGACGCCAATGTCAACATGAAACGCGATTGGCCGGACTGGGTGCCCCCGGCCGAGATGGTTCGGCGCAGCCCCGAGATCGCGGCTGAGCTCGAGCATACGCCGCGCGGACTTGGCGTTCTCGGCGGTCCGAAAAACCCGCTCGGCGCACGCGCCATGTATCTCTTCGCCGATGGGCGAGATCTTGGCTACCGCATCCATGGCACGCTCGAACCGGAGACGATCGGAACCAATGTCTCTTCGGGCTGCATCCGCCTCATCAACCAGGATATCGTCCACCTCTACACCCGTGCCGCGATCGGCAGCCCGGCGACCGTCCTCGCCTGA
- a CDS encoding lysozyme — translation MSYRLLRIGAGWLARFRARSLILMVAGLGLSACATTQHSRATRWNHPVRAVTETALASPKLATLRIRGVDVSYYQGDIDWPTVRANGVTFAYIKATEGGDYLDRKFRRNWAAAKAAGLRHGAYHFYNLCRPVREQIAWFKANVPNDPDALPPALDMEWVPTSKNCQVKPSRAKIIADMRLFLESLERHYGKRPVIYATGSFHHDILEGSFNDYPFWLRAIDGPPGERYGFRPWHFWQYSARGTMPGVNGQVDKNAFAGTQAEWAMFVRGDT, via the coding sequence ATGAGCTATCGGTTGCTGCGGATCGGTGCTGGCTGGCTGGCCAGGTTTCGTGCGCGCAGTCTCATCCTCATGGTCGCCGGACTTGGCCTTTCCGCCTGCGCCACAACGCAGCATTCGCGCGCCACTCGCTGGAATCATCCCGTGCGCGCGGTGACGGAGACGGCGCTCGCAAGCCCAAAGCTCGCGACGTTGCGCATCCGCGGCGTGGACGTTTCCTATTACCAGGGTGATATCGACTGGCCGACGGTACGCGCCAACGGCGTGACATTCGCCTATATCAAGGCGACCGAGGGCGGCGACTATCTCGATAGGAAGTTCCGCCGCAATTGGGCCGCCGCCAAGGCAGCGGGGCTACGGCATGGTGCCTATCATTTCTACAATTTGTGCCGACCCGTGCGCGAGCAGATCGCCTGGTTCAAGGCGAATGTCCCGAACGATCCCGATGCCCTGCCTCCAGCCCTCGATATGGAATGGGTGCCGACCTCAAAGAATTGCCAGGTCAAGCCGTCGCGCGCCAAGATCATCGCCGATATGCGGCTCTTCCTCGAAAGCCTCGAACGCCATTATGGCAAGCGCCCCGTCATCTACGCGACAGGGAGCTTCCACCACGATATCCTCGAAGGCTCTTTCAACGACTATCCCTTCTGGCTGCGCGCCATCGACGGCCCCCCAGGCGAACGCTACGGCTTTCGCCCTTGGCATTTCTGGCAATATTCGGCGAGGGGCACGATGCCGGGCGTCAATGGCCAGGTCGACAAGAACGCCTTTGCCGGGACGCAAGCCGAATGGGCGATGTTCGTTCGCGGCGACACATGA
- a CDS encoding 6-bladed beta-propeller protein produces MTGLVTTDGKRRYEVHRNWARLPKGMEFGPVSQLAVDGTGRVFVVQRAVPAVLVFAQDGAFEYDWHHPLLTNATGAGVHGVCVAPSGMLLITSFDSHQVLGFDGRGRLELELGRFNEPRWGEPFNHPTDVAVAANGDIFVTDGYGNARVHRFSSKGEFIAGWGEPGTGPGQFSCPHGIWISVEGKVIVLDRDNNRVQLFDVDGKLLDIWSSFVKPMDIWGDASGDLFISDQTPRIARVADGRIKGAMRGFTVYPHGIWGDSSGSLYVAEQQPSGVAKYTALAPDDRAPAK; encoded by the coding sequence ATGACAGGTCTCGTCACGACGGATGGGAAGCGCCGCTACGAGGTCCACCGGAACTGGGCGCGGCTGCCGAAGGGCATGGAGTTCGGCCCGGTCAGCCAGCTCGCCGTCGACGGGACCGGCCGGGTATTCGTGGTGCAGCGGGCCGTTCCGGCCGTGTTGGTCTTCGCTCAAGACGGCGCTTTCGAGTATGATTGGCATCATCCGCTCTTGACCAATGCGACGGGGGCAGGTGTCCACGGCGTCTGTGTCGCTCCCAGCGGGATGCTGCTGATCACCTCATTCGATTCGCACCAGGTGCTGGGTTTCGATGGGCGAGGGCGGCTGGAGCTGGAGCTCGGACGCTTCAACGAGCCAAGATGGGGCGAGCCATTCAACCATCCGACAGATGTCGCCGTTGCGGCCAATGGCGATATCTTCGTGACGGACGGATACGGCAATGCCAGGGTCCACCGCTTCTCCAGCAAGGGAGAGTTCATCGCCGGCTGGGGTGAACCCGGCACTGGGCCCGGACAATTCTCCTGTCCGCATGGGATCTGGATCTCGGTCGAGGGCAAGGTCATCGTCCTCGACCGCGACAATAATCGCGTCCAGCTTTTCGACGTTGACGGCAAGCTGCTCGACATTTGGAGCAGCTTCGTCAAGCCGATGGATATCTGGGGCGATGCGTCAGGCGACCTGTTCATCTCCGACCAGACGCCGCGCATCGCCAGGGTCGCCGATGGCCGTATCAAGGGTGCGATGCGCGGCTTCACCGTCTATCCGCACGGCATCTGGGGTGATTCCTCCGGCAGCCTCTACGTCGCCGAACAGCAGCCATCGGGCGTCGCCAAATATACGGCGCTTGCCCCTGATGATCGGGCGCCGGCAAAGTGA